The Lentzea guizhouensis genome contains a region encoding:
- the scpA gene encoding methylmalonyl-CoA mutase produces the protein MIPNFADIDLGQLPSAKYETDLPPWETPEGIAVKPVYGQSDVDGLDFLRTYPGIAPFLRGPYPTMYVNQPWTVRQYAGFSTAEESNAFYRRNLAAGQKGLSVAFDLATHRGYDSDHPRVAGDVGMAGVAIDSIYDMRTLFDGIPLDKMSVSMTMNGAVLPILALFVVAAEEQGVKPEQLMGTIQNDILKEFMVRNTYIYPPQPSMRIISDIFSYTSEHMPKFNSISISGYHMQEAGATADLELAYTLADGVEYIRAGQAAGLDVDRFAPRLSFFWAIGMNFFMEIAKMRAARLLWAKLVNDFKPKSQKSLSLRTHCQTSGWSLTAQDVFNNVARTCVEAMAATQGHTQSLHTNALDEALALPTDFSARIARNTQLLLQQESGTTRVIDPWGGSAYVERLTHELAKKAWEHITEVEKAGGMARAIDEGIPKLRIEEAAARTQARIDSGRQPVIGVNKYLVGTDEQIEVLKVDNAGVRTQQLEKLRRLREERDQSVVDGALAALTNAAGGGGNLLELAIDAARAKATVGEISEALGGVWGRHSAQIRTISGVYRQEVGQVSNVDACRAVVESFAVEEGRRPRILVAKMGQDGHDRGQKVIATAFADLGFDVDVGPLFQTPDEVARQAVEADVHIVGVSSLAAGHLTLVPALKEELAKLDRADIMIVVGGVIPPQDFDELYAAGASAIFPPGTVIADAAKDLLVKLADQLGHHG, from the coding sequence ATGATCCCCAACTTCGCGGACATCGACCTCGGCCAGCTCCCGTCGGCCAAGTACGAGACCGACCTGCCCCCGTGGGAGACGCCGGAGGGCATCGCGGTCAAGCCCGTCTACGGCCAGTCCGATGTGGACGGTCTGGACTTCCTGCGGACCTACCCCGGCATCGCGCCGTTCCTGCGCGGCCCGTACCCGACGATGTACGTCAACCAGCCGTGGACCGTCCGGCAGTACGCGGGCTTCTCCACCGCCGAGGAGTCGAACGCCTTCTACCGCCGCAACCTCGCGGCCGGGCAGAAGGGGCTGAGTGTCGCGTTCGACCTCGCCACCCACCGCGGTTACGACTCCGACCACCCGCGCGTGGCCGGTGACGTCGGCATGGCGGGTGTCGCGATCGACTCGATCTACGACATGCGGACGCTGTTCGACGGCATCCCGCTGGACAAGATGTCCGTGTCGATGACGATGAACGGGGCGGTGCTGCCGATCCTGGCCCTGTTCGTGGTGGCGGCGGAGGAGCAGGGGGTGAAACCGGAGCAGCTCATGGGGACGATCCAGAACGACATCCTCAAGGAGTTCATGGTCCGCAACACCTACATCTACCCGCCGCAGCCGTCGATGCGGATCATCTCGGACATCTTCAGCTACACGTCCGAGCACATGCCGAAGTTCAACTCCATCTCGATCTCCGGCTACCACATGCAGGAGGCGGGGGCGACCGCCGACCTGGAGCTCGCGTACACGCTGGCGGACGGCGTCGAGTACATCCGGGCCGGTCAGGCAGCCGGGCTGGATGTGGACAGGTTCGCGCCGCGGCTCAGCTTCTTCTGGGCGATCGGCATGAACTTCTTCATGGAGATCGCCAAGATGCGGGCCGCGCGGCTGCTGTGGGCCAAGCTGGTCAACGACTTCAAGCCCAAGAGCCAGAAGTCGCTCAGCCTGCGCACGCACTGCCAGACGAGCGGGTGGAGCCTCACCGCGCAGGACGTGTTCAACAACGTCGCGCGCACGTGCGTCGAGGCGATGGCGGCCACGCAGGGGCACACGCAGTCGTTGCACACCAACGCACTCGACGAGGCGCTCGCCCTGCCCACCGACTTCTCCGCCCGCATCGCCCGCAACACCCAGCTGCTGCTCCAGCAGGAGTCGGGCACCACGCGGGTGATCGACCCGTGGGGTGGCAGCGCGTACGTCGAACGCCTCACGCACGAGCTCGCGAAGAAGGCGTGGGAGCACATCACCGAGGTCGAGAAGGCCGGCGGGATGGCGCGCGCGATCGACGAGGGCATCCCCAAGCTGCGCATCGAGGAGGCGGCGGCGCGCACGCAGGCGCGCATCGACTCCGGGCGGCAGCCGGTGATCGGCGTCAACAAGTACCTGGTGGGCACCGACGAGCAGATCGAGGTGCTCAAGGTCGACAACGCCGGCGTGCGGACGCAGCAGCTCGAAAAGCTGCGCAGGCTCAGGGAAGAACGCGACCAGTCCGTTGTGGACGGTGCACTCGCGGCGCTGACGAACGCGGCGGGTGGCGGCGGGAACCTGCTGGAGCTGGCCATCGACGCCGCCCGCGCCAAGGCCACCGTCGGGGAGATCTCCGAGGCGCTGGGCGGGGTGTGGGGGCGGCACAGCGCGCAGATCCGCACCATTTCCGGGGTCTACCGGCAGGAGGTCGGCCAAGTGTCCAACGTGGACGCCTGCCGCGCGGTCGTCGAGTCGTTCGCGGTCGAGGAGGGACGCCGGCCGCGCATCCTGGTCGCCAAGATGGGGCAGGACGGGCACGACCGCGGCCAGAAGGTGATCGCGACGGCGTTCGCGGACCTCGGCTTCGACGTCGACGTCGGTCCGCTGTTCCAGACGCCGGACGAGGTCGCGCGCCAGGCCGTGGAGGCCGACGTGCACATCGTCGGCGTGTCCTCACTGGCCGCGGGGCACCTCACGCTGGTGCCGGCGCTCAAGGAGGAGCTGGCCAAGCTCGACCGCGCGGACATCATGATCGTCGTCGGTGGCGTCATCCCGCCGCAGGACTTCGACGAGCTGTACGCGGCGGGCGCGTCGGCGATCTTCCCGCCGGGCACGGTCATCGCGGACGCGGCCAAGGACCTCCTGGTGAAACTCGCGGACCAGCTCGGGCACCATGGCTAG
- the meaB gene encoding methylmalonyl Co-A mutase-associated GTPase MeaB, whose protein sequence is MARVIDVAEYTKGVLDGSRGVLAKAITLVESTRAEHRAKAQELLVELLPKSGGAVRVGITGVPGVGKSTFIDALGTMLVEKGHRVAVLAVDPSSTRTGGSILGDKTRMARLSVSPDAFIRPSPTSGTLGGVAQATRETIVLVEAAGFDVVLVETVGVGQSEVAVANMTDCSLFLTLARTGDQLQGIKKGILELADVVAVNKADGEHEMDARKAARELAGAMKLLRSPEALWHPPVLTCSGLTGAGLEELWSRVLEHRATLSDAGELEERRRRQQVEWTWMMVHDELWRQARESTAVRALAPSLEEKVRTGELTATLAAEQILKAFQTDAG, encoded by the coding sequence ATGGCTAGGGTGATCGACGTCGCCGAGTACACCAAGGGCGTCCTCGACGGCAGTCGTGGCGTGCTGGCCAAGGCCATCACGCTGGTCGAGTCGACGCGTGCCGAGCACCGCGCCAAGGCGCAGGAGCTGCTGGTCGAGCTGCTGCCGAAGTCCGGCGGCGCGGTCAGGGTCGGCATCACGGGCGTGCCCGGCGTCGGCAAGTCGACGTTCATCGACGCGCTCGGCACCATGCTGGTCGAGAAGGGCCACCGGGTCGCGGTGCTCGCGGTCGACCCGTCGTCCACCCGCACCGGTGGCAGCATTCTGGGCGACAAGACACGGATGGCGCGCCTCTCGGTCAGCCCGGACGCGTTCATCCGGCCGTCGCCCACCTCCGGCACGCTCGGCGGCGTCGCCCAGGCCACCCGCGAGACGATCGTGCTGGTCGAGGCCGCGGGGTTCGACGTGGTGCTGGTCGAGACGGTCGGCGTCGGGCAGTCCGAGGTGGCCGTCGCGAACATGACGGACTGCTCGCTGTTCCTCACCCTCGCGCGCACCGGTGACCAGCTGCAGGGCATCAAGAAGGGCATCCTGGAGCTCGCGGACGTGGTCGCGGTCAACAAGGCCGACGGCGAGCACGAGATGGACGCCCGCAAGGCCGCCCGCGAGCTGGCCGGCGCGATGAAGCTGCTGCGGTCTCCCGAAGCGTTGTGGCACCCGCCGGTGCTCACCTGCTCGGGTCTCACCGGAGCCGGTCTCGAAGAGCTGTGGTCCCGCGTGCTGGAACACCGGGCCACCCTGAGCGACGCGGGCGAGCTGGAGGAACGGCGGCGGCGTCAGCAGGTCGAGTGGACCTGGATGATGGTCCACGACGAGCTGTGGCGGCAGGCGCGCGAGAGCACCGCCGTGCGCGCGTTGGCGCCCTCATTGGAGGAGAAGGTCCGCACTGGCGAGCTGACCGCGACGCTGGCGGCGGAGCAGATCCTGAAGGCGTTTCAAACGGACGCTGGGTGA
- a CDS encoding M20 family metallopeptidase, which produces MSTDLKISTRSTVERYSDALVDLSHSIHAEPELAFEEHRSAEKITSLLAREGFKVDSGVADLDTAFVATFGDGELVLGLCAEYDALPEVGHACGHNVIAAASVGTALALRDIADRLGITIKVIGTPAEEVGGGKVLMLERGVFDDVSFSMMVHPAPYEACAAKSLAITDLEVHYSGKPSHAAAAPHLGINAADAVTVAQISISLLRQHLEPGQMVTGIVTNGGTVPNVIPARASAMFDVRAENLESLQRLENRIRDCFGAGALATGCTHEVVQVSPIYAELTPDLWLADAYRHAATELGRRPLSREEEAGKKIGSTDMGNVTRVLPAIHPTIAIDCGDAVNHQQEFATACASASADRAVLEGALAMAWTTIATATDPQQRERLLASGGAA; this is translated from the coding sequence ATGAGTACCGACTTGAAGATCAGCACACGCTCGACCGTCGAGCGGTACTCCGACGCGCTGGTGGACCTGTCGCACTCGATCCACGCCGAACCTGAGCTGGCGTTCGAGGAGCACCGCAGCGCCGAGAAGATCACCTCCCTGCTGGCCCGCGAGGGTTTCAAGGTCGACTCCGGTGTCGCTGACCTGGACACGGCGTTCGTCGCGACGTTCGGCGACGGCGAGCTGGTGCTGGGTCTCTGCGCCGAGTACGACGCGTTGCCCGAGGTCGGGCACGCGTGCGGGCACAACGTCATCGCCGCCGCCTCGGTGGGCACCGCGCTCGCGTTGCGTGACATCGCCGACCGTTTGGGTATCACCATCAAGGTGATCGGAACTCCGGCGGAAGAGGTCGGCGGCGGCAAGGTGCTGATGCTGGAACGGGGCGTGTTCGACGACGTCTCGTTCTCGATGATGGTGCACCCGGCGCCGTACGAGGCGTGCGCGGCGAAGTCGCTGGCCATCACCGACCTCGAGGTGCACTACAGCGGCAAGCCGTCACACGCGGCCGCCGCCCCGCACCTGGGCATCAACGCCGCCGACGCGGTCACCGTCGCGCAGATCTCGATCAGCCTGCTGCGGCAGCACCTCGAGCCCGGCCAGATGGTCACCGGCATCGTGACCAACGGCGGAACGGTCCCCAACGTAATACCCGCGCGCGCATCGGCGATGTTCGATGTGAGGGCGGAGAACCTGGAATCGTTGCAGCGCCTGGAGAACCGGATCCGGGACTGTTTCGGCGCCGGAGCATTAGCGACCGGCTGCACCCATGAGGTCGTGCAGGTCTCACCGATCTACGCCGAGCTGACTCCCGACCTCTGGCTCGCCGATGCCTACCGGCACGCGGCCACCGAGCTGGGACGACGACCGCTCTCCCGAGAAGAGGAAGCGGGCAAGAAGATCGGGAGCACCGACATGGGCAACGTCACCAGAGTGTTGCCCGCCATCCACCCGACCATCGCCATCGACTGCGGAGACGCGGTGAACCACCAACAAGAGTTCGCGACCGCCTGTGCGTCCGCATCGGCCGATCGCGCGGTGCTCGAAGGAGCACTCGCCATGGCCTGGACGACGATCGCGACAGCCACCGATCCCCAGCAGCGCGAACGCCTGCTGGCCAGCGGAGGTGCCGCATGA
- a CDS encoding amidohydrolase, with product MTVLDSRPSGATMSSPEMLVDPTGVSMSGVDDLGEGRGPAWLDDWLKAHASDIVAWRRHIHAHPELSRREYNTTELVAKLLREVGLKPRVLPGGTGLICDIGRGPRIVALRADMDALPLPENTGSPFSSTVDGVSHACGHDAHTAVLLGAALALASATELPGRVRLVFQPAEEVMPGGALDVLAAGGLDGVERIFGLHCDPRLQVGRIGTRIGAITSASDLLELRLSSPGGHTSRPHLTADLVHALGTVITGLPTMLSRRVDPRSGTVLVWGAVHAGEAPNAVPQDGLVRGTLRTGDRDIWAELEPLVKDLVTGLLLPTGVGFDLHHRRGVPPVVNERESTQILRAGIEAALGDDALAGTEQSSGGEDFGWYLEHVPGSFARLGVWNGVEKQRDLHQPTFDLDERALLVGVRVMVHTALAALA from the coding sequence ATGACGGTCCTGGACTCACGCCCTTCCGGCGCCACGATGTCCTCCCCTGAGATGCTCGTCGACCCCACCGGGGTGAGCATGTCCGGTGTGGATGATCTCGGAGAGGGCCGCGGCCCCGCCTGGCTCGACGACTGGTTGAAGGCACACGCCTCGGACATCGTCGCCTGGCGCAGGCACATCCACGCCCACCCCGAGCTCTCCCGGCGCGAGTACAACACGACCGAGCTCGTGGCCAAGCTGCTGCGCGAGGTCGGCCTCAAGCCCCGCGTGCTGCCCGGCGGCACCGGCCTGATCTGCGACATCGGCCGCGGTCCCCGCATCGTCGCCCTGCGCGCCGACATGGACGCGTTGCCGCTGCCCGAGAACACCGGCTCGCCGTTCTCGTCCACTGTGGACGGTGTGTCGCACGCGTGCGGTCACGACGCGCACACGGCGGTGCTGCTGGGGGCGGCGCTGGCTCTCGCGTCCGCCACCGAGCTGCCCGGCCGCGTGCGGCTCGTGTTCCAGCCGGCCGAGGAGGTCATGCCGGGCGGAGCGCTCGACGTGCTCGCCGCCGGTGGGCTGGACGGTGTCGAGCGGATCTTCGGGCTGCACTGCGACCCGCGGCTGCAGGTGGGCCGCATCGGAACGCGCATCGGCGCCATCACGTCCGCCTCTGACCTGCTTGAGCTGCGGCTTTCGTCGCCGGGCGGGCACACGTCCCGTCCGCACCTGACCGCCGACCTGGTGCACGCGCTGGGGACGGTGATCACCGGGCTGCCGACGATGTTGTCCCGCCGGGTCGATCCTCGTTCCGGCACCGTGCTGGTGTGGGGGGCTGTTCACGCTGGTGAGGCGCCGAACGCGGTGCCGCAGGACGGGCTGGTGCGGGGGACTTTGCGCACCGGGGACCGCGACATCTGGGCTGAGCTGGAGCCGCTGGTCAAGGACCTGGTGACCGGACTCCTGCTGCCGACCGGGGTCGGGTTCGACCTGCACCACCGCCGCGGCGTGCCGCCGGTGGTCAACGAGCGCGAGTCGACGCAGATCCTGCGGGCCGGGATCGAGGCCGCGCTCGGGGACGATGCGCTGGCCGGGACTGAGCAGTCGTCCGGTGGTGAGGACTTCGGGTGGTACCTGGAGCACGTGCCCGGCTCGTTCGCACGCCTCGGCGTGTGGAACGGGGTGGAGAAGCAGCGTGACCTGCACCAGCCGACGTTCGACCTGGATGAGCGCGCACTGCTCGTCGGTGTGCGGGTGATGGTGCACACGGCTCTCGCCGCCCTGGCCTAG
- a CDS encoding alkaline phosphatase D family protein has translation MSGVGRRTFLKATAAAGAATTAVSGTAHASSAPVFEHGVASGDPLPDGVLLWTRVVTTAPVRWEVARDATFTRVVARGRTTTGAHRDHTVKVEVSGLRPATHYYYRFTTADVVSPVGRTKTAPRPSDDCGSLRFGVVSCSNWIAGHFAAYGYLASRDDLDAVIHLGDYVYEYFEPGVRVTEPQRECETVDDYRTRHAQYKTDPHLRALHAAHPVIATWDDHESAENSSAIGSPVHDPATEGPWAIRLAAATQAYFEWMPVREGKLTRRLQFGRLADLTMLDLRSYRTDTTILGTAQRNWLASSLTDGCVRWKLVGNSVMLAPLKIPPLPGLPPTNTDQWDGFPADRDHVLRALDRAGMKNAVFLTGDIHSSWAIDVPFGETTVATEFVSTSVTSDNFDERIGVPPRTASLQIEAQFRALNPHVKFVELDSHGAQVLTVTPEQVQMDWHYVADKRDPNTATTKAHSWRTQHNMAQVEQVL, from the coding sequence ATGTCTGGGGTTGGTCGTCGAACGTTCCTGAAAGCCACAGCCGCCGCCGGTGCCGCCACCACAGCCGTCTCCGGCACCGCGCACGCCTCTTCCGCACCCGTCTTCGAGCACGGCGTCGCCTCCGGTGACCCGCTGCCCGACGGCGTCCTGCTGTGGACCCGCGTGGTCACCACCGCGCCCGTCCGCTGGGAGGTGGCCCGCGACGCCACCTTCACCCGCGTCGTGGCCCGCGGCCGCACCACGACCGGCGCCCACCGCGACCACACCGTGAAGGTCGAGGTCTCGGGCCTGCGCCCGGCCACCCACTACTACTACCGCTTCACCACGGCCGACGTGGTCTCCCCCGTCGGCCGCACCAAGACCGCTCCCCGCCCGTCCGACGACTGCGGCTCACTGCGCTTCGGCGTCGTCTCCTGCTCGAACTGGATCGCCGGCCACTTCGCCGCCTACGGCTACCTCGCCTCCCGCGACGACCTGGACGCCGTCATCCACCTCGGCGACTACGTCTACGAGTACTTCGAGCCGGGCGTCCGCGTCACCGAACCGCAGCGCGAGTGCGAAACGGTCGACGACTACCGCACCCGCCACGCCCAGTACAAGACCGACCCCCACCTGCGGGCCCTGCACGCCGCCCACCCCGTGATCGCCACCTGGGACGACCACGAGTCGGCCGAGAACTCCTCCGCCATCGGCTCCCCGGTCCACGACCCGGCCACCGAGGGCCCCTGGGCCATCCGCCTGGCCGCGGCCACCCAGGCCTACTTCGAGTGGATGCCGGTCCGCGAGGGCAAACTGACCCGCCGCCTGCAGTTCGGCCGCCTCGCCGACCTCACCATGCTCGACCTGCGCAGCTACCGCACCGACACCACCATCCTGGGCACCGCGCAGCGCAACTGGCTCGCCTCGTCACTGACCGACGGCTGCGTCCGCTGGAAGCTGGTCGGCAACTCGGTGATGCTGGCCCCGCTGAAGATCCCACCCCTGCCGGGCCTGCCGCCGACGAACACCGACCAGTGGGACGGCTTCCCCGCCGACCGCGACCACGTTCTCCGCGCCCTCGACCGCGCGGGCATGAAGAACGCGGTGTTCCTGACCGGCGACATCCACTCGTCGTGGGCGATCGACGTCCCGTTCGGCGAGACGACGGTGGCCACGGAGTTCGTGTCGACCTCGGTCACCTCGGACAACTTCGACGAGCGGATCGGCGTGCCACCGCGGACGGCGTCCTTGCAGATCGAGGCACAGTTCCGCGCGCTGAACCCGCACGTGAAGTTCGTGGAGCTCGACTCGCACGGCGCGCAGGTGCTGACGGTGACGCCGGAGCAGGTGCAGATGGACTGGCACTACGTGGCGGACAAGCGCGACCCGAACACCGCGACCACGAAGGCCCACTCCTGGCGCACCCAGCACAACATGGCCCAGGTGGAACAGGTCCTCTGA
- the glpD gene encoding glycerol-3-phosphate dehydrogenase has protein sequence MTGRLGPAEREEAWRRLEAETFDVVVVGGGVVGVGAALDAATRGLRVALVEARDLASGTSSRSSKLFHGGLRYLEQLEFGLVREALRERELMLTRIAPHLVKPVAFLYPLSNRLWERPYTAAGLFLYDTMGGARSVPGQKHLTRAGAQRLVPALKRDALIGGIRYYDAQADDARHTMMVGRTAAHYGAVVRTSTQVVGFLREADRVSGVRVRDVEDGREVDVRAHAVINATGVWTDELQRLSGSRGRFRVRASKGVHIVVPRDRIVAEAGMILRTEKSVLFVIPWRNHWIVGTTDTDWNLDLAHPAATKHDIDYILEHVNSVLATPLTHDDIEGVYAGLRPLLAGESDSTSKLSREHAVARVAPGLVAIAGGKYTTYRVMGADAVDAAHVDLPGRIQPSITDKVPLVGADGYHALVNQADQLAAKHGLHPYRVRHLLDRYGSLVHEVLGLATGNPELLKPITAAPDYLQVEAVYAASHEGALHLEDVLTRRTRISIEYAHRGVDCAEAVARLVAPVLGWDDDTVKREIEVYNARVESERTSQTQADDQAADAVRAAAPEARPQLTEPVS, from the coding sequence ATCACCGGCAGGCTGGGGCCCGCCGAGCGCGAGGAGGCGTGGCGGCGTTTGGAAGCCGAGACGTTCGACGTCGTCGTGGTCGGCGGTGGTGTGGTCGGTGTCGGCGCGGCGCTCGACGCGGCCACACGCGGCCTGCGGGTGGCGCTGGTCGAGGCGCGTGACCTGGCGTCCGGCACGTCGAGCCGCTCGTCCAAGCTCTTCCACGGCGGCCTGCGCTACCTGGAGCAGCTGGAGTTCGGTCTGGTCCGCGAGGCACTGCGCGAACGCGAGCTGATGCTGACCCGGATCGCACCGCACCTGGTGAAGCCCGTCGCGTTCCTCTACCCGCTGTCGAACCGGCTCTGGGAACGCCCGTACACCGCGGCCGGGCTGTTCCTCTACGACACGATGGGCGGCGCCCGGTCCGTGCCGGGGCAGAAGCACCTCACCCGTGCGGGTGCCCAACGGCTCGTGCCGGCGTTGAAGCGCGACGCGTTGATCGGCGGCATCCGCTACTACGACGCCCAGGCCGACGACGCCAGGCACACGATGATGGTCGGCCGCACCGCCGCGCACTACGGCGCCGTCGTGCGGACGTCGACGCAGGTGGTCGGCTTCCTGCGGGAGGCGGACCGGGTGTCCGGCGTGCGGGTGCGGGACGTCGAGGACGGCCGTGAGGTCGACGTGCGCGCCCACGCGGTGATCAACGCGACCGGTGTGTGGACCGACGAGCTGCAGCGGCTGTCGGGCTCGCGCGGCCGGTTCCGGGTGCGGGCGTCGAAGGGCGTCCACATCGTGGTGCCGCGCGACCGGATCGTGGCCGAGGCGGGCATGATCCTGCGCACCGAGAAGTCCGTGCTGTTCGTCATCCCGTGGCGCAACCACTGGATCGTCGGCACCACCGACACGGACTGGAACCTCGACCTCGCGCACCCCGCGGCGACCAAGCACGACATCGACTACATCCTCGAACACGTCAACTCGGTGCTCGCGACCCCGCTGACGCACGACGACATCGAGGGCGTCTACGCGGGCCTGCGCCCGTTGCTGGCCGGCGAGTCCGACTCGACCTCGAAGCTCTCCCGCGAACACGCCGTGGCCCGCGTGGCGCCCGGCCTGGTCGCGATCGCCGGCGGCAAGTACACGACCTACCGCGTGATGGGCGCGGACGCCGTGGACGCGGCGCACGTCGACCTGCCGGGCCGCATCCAGCCGTCGATCACCGACAAGGTCCCGCTGGTGGGCGCCGACGGCTACCACGCCCTGGTCAACCAGGCCGACCAGCTGGCGGCGAAACACGGCCTGCACCCGTACCGCGTCCGCCACCTCCTGGACCGCTACGGCTCACTGGTGCACGAGGTCCTCGGCCTGGCCACCGGCAACCCCGAGCTGCTCAAGCCGATCACCGCCGCCCCCGACTACCTCCAGGTCGAGGCCGTCTACGCCGCCTCCCACGAGGGCGCCCTGCACCTGGAGGACGTCCTGACCCGCCGCACCCGCATCTCGATCGAGTACGCCCACCGCGGCGTCGACTGCGCGGAGGCCGTCGCCCGCCTGGTGGCCCCGGTCCTCGGCTGGGACGACGACACCGTGAAGCGCGAGATCGAGGTCTACAACGCGCGCGTCGAGTCCGAACGCACCTCCCAGACCCAGGCCGACGACCAGGCAGCCGACGCGGTCCGCGCCGCAGCACCGGAAGCCCGCCCGCAGTTGACCGAACCCGTGAGCTGA
- a CDS encoding MIP/aquaporin family protein has protein sequence MSAGSIFVWELLGTAVLILLGTGVVANQVLKDTLGNSTGFLFVNIGWAFAVFTGASIANPSGAHLNPAVTFGLAIADKTPWGDVPFYVLGQMLGAIIGAMLCWATYKLQFDTHHEPQNTLGIFSTGPTVPNALWNTVSEVIGTFVLVAWILLSPPAKAAEGGLPQFGNSALGYAGVAFVVLVIGTSLGGPTGYAINPARDLGPRIAYAFLMPIRNKGNANWGYSWVPVVGPLVGAALAALLYLVLPV, from the coding sequence ATGAGTGCAGGCTCGATCTTCGTTTGGGAGCTGCTGGGGACCGCGGTCCTCATCCTCCTGGGCACCGGTGTTGTCGCGAACCAGGTGCTCAAAGACACGCTCGGCAACAGCACGGGTTTCCTGTTCGTCAACATCGGCTGGGCGTTCGCGGTCTTCACCGGCGCGAGCATCGCGAACCCCAGCGGCGCGCACCTCAACCCGGCCGTCACGTTCGGGCTCGCCATCGCGGACAAGACGCCGTGGGGTGACGTGCCGTTCTACGTCCTCGGCCAGATGCTCGGCGCCATCATCGGCGCGATGCTCTGCTGGGCGACCTACAAGCTGCAGTTCGACACGCACCACGAGCCGCAGAACACGCTCGGCATCTTCTCCACCGGCCCGACCGTGCCCAACGCCCTGTGGAACACCGTTTCCGAGGTCATCGGCACGTTCGTGCTCGTCGCGTGGATCCTGCTGTCCCCGCCCGCGAAGGCCGCCGAGGGCGGGCTGCCGCAGTTCGGCAACTCGGCGCTCGGCTACGCGGGCGTGGCGTTCGTGGTCCTCGTGATCGGCACGTCCCTCGGTGGCCCCACCGGCTACGCCATCAACCCGGCGCGTGACCTCGGTCCGCGCATCGCCTACGCCTTCCTCATGCCCATCCGCAACAAGGGCAACGCCAACTGGGGCTACTCGTGGGTGCCCGTCGTCGGCCCGTTGGTCGGCGCCGCGCTCGCGGCGTTGCTCTACCTGGTTCTCCCGGTCTGA